The genomic window ACTTGTTCTTTTTTCACTTCAGCTCCTCTTGTGCCATTAATGATCTACTCCAGAATCATTATGGGCTACTACTgggcggttccccccccccattttgttttttgcaaaaacTGCCATTCCTGATTTATCAGATTGACTTGTATGAataactgctttaaaaaacaatttcttGCCAGGggctccttccccccaccctcaaaaCACTTACCTGAACTCAGGATAATGTGGAGACATCTTGGGCTCCTGAGGTGGGGGATAGGTCACTCTTCCCAGAAGTTTGAATTGATTGCTTGCagaattttcttcttcctcctcccattgCTACATCTGTTTCAGCTCATCCCACCATCCTTTTCTCCCCCCAAGGCTCCCCCTCCCAGACAAAGAGCCCAAGGGCAACAGGCTACATACCCACTAGAcacaaaaagtcccaaacactgatGCTCTCAACTGTTTTTGTGAAGATATGCTGCCTACAAATTAGTGTACTTGTGCCATCGAAAACTTGAGAGCCAGATTTACGTTTCCTATAAAATGGGTTGAGCTGTCTTTGACCAAATTGCTGGGGTAAGTAGTGTAATGGCAATTCTATCATTATGCAAAGAGCACATGTTGTGGGCAAGAGGGGCAGAGAACAATTACGTACTATTTTCAGCACTACAGGAAAATTCCCCAAAGTGGTATATCAGAATTAAAGTACATGCATCTATAATTGATATCAATGAAGAACTACCATGACCTACAAGTTATTCTAAGAAGGTACACTCAACATTACCGTGCCCAAATTAACAACCAAATCACTATTTAATATTAATAAAAGGGTCTCCTCGTTTCACTATGCTAAAGAAGAAAATTAGAAAGTCCAAAAAACTTAAGAGAAACACAGAGGAACAGGGTGGAAGAATATTTTTTATGGAACTCTCGATGTCTTGTCTTCTACCTTGATCAATCATTGAGAAACTTCTGTCCCAACTATTGATTCTAGCAGTTTTGTTCtggcattttggggggtggggtgtagaAGATGGTTCTCACAATTGTAACTTTGCTTAGCAGGATTACAGATGAGGTCCAGTGATAAAACCAGggctaggcaacctaaggcctatgggccacaagcggcccacgggatttgtttaaccggcccacgagccgctcccgaactgagctgcccgctcggGGAGTCCCTGCATGCtacgctaaaccggcgcagcgcggCGCAGGGACTTGCTTCCGCGGTGCCAGAAATAgcgtctgcgcatgctcagacgctgaaaatcatgtctgtgcagatgcagaAAATCATGGCCGCACATGCTCACATGCACacgcaatctggcccacggagggatctccgctggagtgaaccggcccaggcgaggtaaatcTTGCCAACCCTGGATAAAAGAATTCAGGCATAAAGAAATACCATGTGGTTGCAGAAACCATACCAACCCAAGCTTCGTTGCCATTCCACCTAAGCTCACATACCACAGATGCAATGGTCTGACTGATGAGGAAATAACACCATATATGAAACCATATAGTGAAAGATATAGTGATGCTATTGTCAGGCCTTTTTACCTTTCTAGGTACTCTCATGTACAGTAATGCATGATTTATCTTAATTAAAGTTAAACCTTTAACATTCTAGTATGTGGTTTTTATCAATAAGGATGGTAAAAGCACCAGCAGCTTGTTTACTTCCACGAGAAGACTCCACAGGTAAAGGAGTGTTCATTTGAAACCAGTATGCTTTTTGCTGTAATTCTGGATAAACCAAATAACATGCTTCAACATTTTATTTCTAGACACCGTGAAGTGTTCTTTGAAACGTCACATTAAATTTTTATCAAACCAATATAAGCAGCAGCTGGTAACCTCGGATATTTTCCTTAAGTTCCTTTTGAGTTCTCATAATCATCTTTCTTTACTTGAAAACTAGTGCTGGAATACTGAAATTACTTCAGGTACATATTCAGCGGATGTCTATCTTTGCAGGCCTACAGTAATGATTGAGAGGTACTAGCTACTGAAGAGTTTGCAATTTCTGACTTTTGCGTGtttaaatgcttctgttttgatGTCTGGTTTATTCTATTGTTTCATGGACTTTGTATTATATGCTTATATTTTGCAATGAACATTTGTCAGAACCTTTGGGTGAAAGAtccaaatataaatataataaaataaatatgtatttataaaataaatatttaacagGCAATGGAAATTTGTTTCCCTAGAAAAATAATCATGGGATTGCAGTTTCGTcgttttctgtaaaaaaaaagggggggggaggtaagctgCTAGTGTGAAGTCTTAGAGAAATGAACCGTTCGTTAATGTAAAAGCCCTTTTCaggatcttcctcctccttcctcatcTAAGAATTCAGATAATTCCCTAAAGTTCAACTGCTAATTGATCTCATGATAAGTGATAAATGGTCGTCACTGTCAGAAGCTATGTATATTCTGCAGCATACAATCACCTCCACTCCCTCAAAAAGCTTCTgctaagtttttttggggggtgggggtggggtgggagaacacCTGGGGAAAGAGCAATGAAATGTGGGAGAAGTGAAAGTTCTAAAAATCACATAACCCCCATATGCCCACTGTTTAGAAACCCACTAAAAACTTCCGAAAGCTATTTCAGGAGGCACAGATGGCTATATATAGACAGAAGAAACTATGAAGCATCTTCACTGGTATCCAATGATCCAAACTCTTGTATTCATGATTGCTGATTTAATGCTTCATTCTTTAACTCTACCTATGAATTCTAACTTTTGTTGTATTACACTTTAAAACTCTAAAAAAATTAAGGATGCAGCATGGTTTTAATAAGGTGTAGATCATACTCCATAAAGCTTTTTAGAAAATCTTTTCATAAGAAAAGCTGGACTAAATTTATATAGAAAGTTATTTAAATCCTTCCCAACTCTGTATCATTTATTAAGGTCTTTTAATTTCGTCATAGCTTTGAATCTGAAATCTCAAGACAAACATCTCCTACCTATAGGGAAATGTGAAAGACCAGAGGGAAACATGAACTCTCAATACATTCAAACCAAATGAACTGTTTCCGGTTTCAAAAAGTTTTATTTGTAAGAAAGGTATTACCTGTCCTGATAACCAGAACAATAACTTTTTGCCCAAAATTTAAAACAACTATTCACCTTTCCTTGAGATTTCAAGTTCATTTTTTTGAATTGAAAGTTGAAAACAAACCAGACAAATTATTTTCCTTCCATCTcagctaaacctaaagaaactcAGTACAGTACCTTTGAATTGAGGTGGGCGGGAGACGAAAAAGCGATAAAATTTATAATGTACAAGTATAAAAATATGTTACTCAAGGTTCAGCATAATAATTTAATAGCTTTTTGCCGTTTTATAAGTATCTGGGAATGGAACAGATATGTGTCCTGCTCCTGTCACAAGAGGTAGGATGCCAGCATTTGGTACGACATTCCATGAAAGAGTCAATGTGATGTTTCTGTTGCCCCTGCAATTTGAACACAGTATTAGTAGAATCATTTGAAtactctaagcagtgtacattgCAATAAACACTGCAGCATGCAGGACCATGTATGCCAGCATTAAGAATTCATTAATCTTATTTATCATACAATCCATTGGCCACATGCAAGGGACCCATTTTTCTCACCAAGAAACTGTGACAATGACATTTGATACTTTGCATCTTATAAACATACCAAACTCTAGATGTGCTAATCTGCAGAAAGTGTCCCCAAAGAGATTACTGTTAAACGCTGCAAGTGCTGCAGATCTCAATAGGACTTGAGAACACTAATGTACTGAACCCTAaatccagaagcagaagcacTATAAAAAGTAGAAACTCTGTGAGCCCTTGTAAACACTCTTTCTGGTTGCTGCTTTCCATCCATCATTTCCAACGTTTCTTATACAGTATAAGAACCCTCTCCTAGTATAACTGTTCCCCGTGCATCttgctccccatccccaccctgcTCATTGTCTCATCCCTCGTGCTAATTGGTTTCATCCGCTTAGCTGCTGTAGGTTAGATTGTGCTTGCAGGTAATGAGGCGACTACTCCTAAGTTTCGACAGCTTCCAGCTGGCACAGCCACAACATTAAATGTGGCTGCAAAAGACACAAGGGGAACTTGGATTTTGCACATAGTAAGTTATGTGAACTATGGCTGTTTGCAAAATGTGTTATATTGACAGAAAGCCTGTGATAAGAAATGTTTATGTTATTTCACTAAAAGAACGTGATGACAACGTGAGCACATTCCTGAAAGTAAACATTCTCTCTGCTTATGAGTTCTCTCAGCTACATCACTGCATACATATCacaaatacataatcaaaacgaATACAGGAAGGGAATTTACTCACTTGAGACCATTTCCATCATCAAAGAAGAAGTATTTTGATTTCATGTCTTTCAACAGCAGCTTTGGGTTATCCCCTCTCAAAATAATTTTGTCCCAGAGGACAACCTGGTTCAAAGCCTGCAATTAAAGTTGCCATTAATCACTAAAAGGAATAGAAAATGGCAAAAATTTCTCACCAAGGAAGCTGAACATGGAGATCGCCATTCACACAGGGCTTGAGGGGTGCTGTTTTCTTTCAGTGATATCATAAGAGTTATAGGCTCAAAAATAAACTACATAGCAAGGCATCGaccaaaaacaatttttttcctgaaaaaacaTTGTagcattacaataaaaagaagtaAACAGTTCatgaactgcttttggaaaaatTAACATGTAATAAAAAAGACTTTGTTACCGTTATCTAGATTTGTATTGTGTGCACAGCTGACTAGTAATTCAGAGCTATGACTATGCACCAGACACAGATTCAGAACTGCAGCCCAGTTCCCCAAAATGCCAACCTCACATAAGCtgttattaaaataaatggaaattggAATAAACTAGTATTTCCAGCCAATTTACATGTTTTCTGCAGAACTTGTGGTGAGGATCTTTTTGAAAATATACTAACATTGCAGAAAGCCCTTGTAAGAGTTCCATGTTCATGACCATATGAAACAAGAATTGGGGACTCGGTGGATCTATCTAGAAAGAATCACAAAATATGAGTGGCAATGTTTAGAAAGATATGCCTTCTTTCAGTTTACAGAGACCCTGTTATCACACCACATTAAACCACAGATGAAAACAAACTATGCTTTAATGTAAATATACATTTGCACTTGTGCACTGAAAAGTTTTGCTCTGTTCATCTTCTACCACTCATGCTGCGCTGCTGGGAAACAAGACAATCCACCTTGTTATAACATGAATCTGGGCTCATGGTTCACCCTTCCACAAGCAATAAGCCAAGGACCTTGAGTattgctcatggtttgtttggggagAAACCACAAACACAGATTTGCCTATCATGACAAGCCAAAATCTGACTTGTTTCCCAGAGGCAttgcagcagcaagaacaggaGAGAAGCAAAGTGAGAATTTTTCAGTAGAGTGCACTAGCAAGCTCCTCATTCACATTAGACCATAGCTGGTTTTCTATGGTTTTGCATGATGCGTGAACCAGGCCAGAGACTGATGAAACAATCAGAAGAATATAACAAGCAGCAGATAATTACAGATTGTGCAATGATCCAAGAAGCCATCACTATTCCACCCATATAATTCCAAGAAGCCATCACTATTCCATCCATATAATTTGTAACTAGCACATTCATGAATACACAGGTATGTTTTCGAAGTTTTTAGGCAAGGACTGAGGAATTAAAGAGTGGTAACATACCAATTTCTATGTAGTGCCCACTTAAATATTCTACAAACTATCAGTGGCAGTTGTTGTATCAGGGTAAGACAGGAATGAGTACATTCGTAGCAGACACTAGAAGGTGCTGGTGACTTTACAACActaaatgtttgaaaaccaaagtgtttCCCTTTCTACAAAGACAACCACGTGAAACAGATTGTATCTAAGCTGGAGATATCAGTTACCTGCAAACTTTCAGAATAGAGAAACAGTTTCCAACTTTTGCCAAACATTGATCTATAAACACCCCAtcccacaagctgccttttctcTCCAATATGCAACATAGGCATTGTTTGGGTGGTGATGGTAGTAGTAATGGGAGAACACAGGAAGGGGGAGAGATACAAATTACTGTACAGTTCTGACATTATGAaatagtttgcatttcttagcaaagaaagtattgatctgatgtgtagagatctttcctattctgcttAATTCAAAAGGGCTCTAGAAGGTTCCTTCTCTTTGTGAAAGTtttctttctatgtgaaagaaacaggaATAAGGTTTTTGTTTGGGTTATTTCTgctgggaagctgagtacagctggttttgTTGTCGTTTCTGTCAAGGTCAAGCTATATAGTCAGGCCAGGAGGAGCCTGGCTCTcagtcactttctctttctatctctagTTGTTCTAGTGTTCCGTTTCTGTAtgctacacagtggtaccttggttttcaaacgtaatccattccggaagaccattcaacttccgaaacccGAAATATTTACTTCCGGAAGCATTCGCTTACAGAAAACTAAAAACAGAAGCCGCGTttcctgttcgacttccgaggtgtgtttgaaaactgaagcagttacttctgggtttttggcgttcaaaAGCTGAAACATCCGACATCCAAGATGTTCGAAAACTAAGGTAACACTGTAGTGTTAAGGTTTCGTCTTATTATAAGTATTGTAAGTTTTATTGTAAGTGCTGTAACTGgatttttatggactgtgccaatcctgaatgtattgaatttgtgaccattatgctgaTTTGCCTCAGTAGCagtaaaagctctgctggatgatatacaattgcctctggtctatttatttattttttaaactctgCTACACGTTTTTCCTGCTCCCCCTCCATGGGTAGACAGAAATAACTATACAATTAGTATGCATTTCCATTTAACCGCTTTAAAATTTATACTTACATTGTTCTTTGTTGAATATTCTGctgataaataaagaaataattgtTTCACATTCCAGTCAAATATACTGTGCAGATGTGTGAATGTTAAGGAACATATATTGTTTCAAATTTTGAATATTTTCAAAAACACTCATTCAGTGCAGATCAACTATCAAAGCATTTTAAAGCAGAAATGTTCTCTTCAGAAGGCATTTCTCAACTTAAGGCTTTTCTCTGTGATAAACAACATATTAACTGAGGATTCAcgacattttaatttttgtagaTCAAGACCAGCAGCTttacttttgtaaaaaaagaaaactgctaCATGTTCTTATTTTTAAGTTGGGGAAATAAGAGGCAGAAAGGAAGGGGTGATCACCCACGATTTCCAAATCTATTTAACTCCCCTGCATTCTTCCATGAGTCCCAATTCTtatttcactaaaaaaaaaaaatcaaaaggaaatgcattattcatattgtttcaaataaacaatttttgctctttttaaaacatttttattccacaTTACCTCAGATGCTGCTTACAATCAATAAAAGCAATACCATCAGATACTGGTATTAAACAGGTAATAGAATATATGCATGCCAGTCCTGTTTATTCCAGCTATAGGACTGAGGAATTTGGGATTTTGAAGAAGCAAAGCCGAAGTCTCTTATGTATTAGAGTTCTAGGCTAGTATCCAATGACTAGTACAACTAGTTCAGTTTTCAGATTTGTGTAACCCAAACAGCAGTTCCTTATTCTACATAGCAAACTACAGATGAAGCTGAAGGGAGTTTCTGATATGACACCGAGTATGTTGTTTCAAGACAAGAATTCCCACTGGGATAATGAAAACACTTAGGGCAGGCCCGCATAACGTAGGGTCTGTGTGCAAATTGCAGTTCCCTGGGGAACTTCTAACCGAAACACTTGTCCACTATTATTTTCACTCTTTATGGAAACATCTGCAGATTGCAGGTGCCTGAAAATAGCAAGGGTGGGCGCTCAGTTGCTTCCTAGACTCAGGGGTGCATAGCTGAATTTATGCCAGTTTGCCTGTCCAGGCAGCCATACTAGGCAATGAGAGGGGGTAGTGCCAGCAGCAGAGCAAAAAGCAAGATTGGAGGGAAAGGATGTGGGTGAAAAGAGAGTAAGAGGGGGGACACACAATTTGGTGAGGAGAGAGAACAGGGAGAGTTGTGATAGAGAGAAAGCAAAGATAATGGGAAAGAAAATGAGGGTTAACAAAATGTGGCTTTGTTTTCCATGAATAACTTAGTGGCATGGTccccttctgtttttgtttttttaatgtaaacatTTGTGTTCAGAGTATCCATGGTTAGCTTTAACCATCATTTAACATCAGAtttataaattgctttgcaaatactTGGCAACCTTCAGTAATGCAACACCATAGCGctaaaagggagggaaggggaattCACCACTGAGATAAGAGAAGTGTGCAAGCTTGTAGCCCACTCAATCATGGTTAAGTGATCAGATGTGTTACATCAGCACCACGCTAAAGAATCAGGTATCATTATGACATTAATAACAATGCTATAGTTGAGAAAACACTCAAATATAAACCAAACATTCAAGCCTTTAATATCTGTATCATGTATTCTCCATTCCCAGCTTTTGTTAGAAGCAGCTTTGAAGATGTATAATTTTTCGTTTTCTCACCCTCTAGTAATCAGTACTTAAAAACAGGATTTATTCTGAAGCTCTACAAATTTTTATGAAGGATATCTGCAGTAATGTCAAAAGTAATGATTCCAAGGTCACTTCTTTCTCCAGGTCCGGTGAAGTCTTCTACATTTTtcctaaaaacacacaaaaaaccacattATTCAAACTACTTTGCAGCTGGCACAAGATAATATTAGTGTCTTCAGAGAAAGGATACTCTTATTCAGTGGGAAAAAATGGGAAACATAGGCAGTGTTGAGGCTGCTCCCTTGTAACAGAATATAGAATGAACAATAATAATTAGTTTAAATATACTTCTCTTCACAAGATCTTCAGGAAGAAAATAGATAGATGACATTAGGAACTAGGCTaacttgattttttaaagaacagcacTGCGATATTGTCAGGCATGTACAAATACAATATTATTACAGCCTTTGACAATTTAGTAGTAATTTCAGCACAGTAAAACTGATAAAATGAACTTAGAATTGGGCATACACCTCTAGATTTATGCACGGTTAGGTGGCCCGCCAGTAGGAAATTTCAGAGCTTCCttaggtgtcttttaatttcctaTATAACCAAAGTTAACTTAAGGAAATTCACAGGAAGAAAACATATCCCCTCCCTTCCTGAGCAACATGGAATATAGGTTGCTGAATGGGGCATTACTGAGATGCAGGCAGACCAGAAATCCACCCAGTTTGGGAGATTCCCCCACACCCATCCCTTTTTATTCAAGGCCCCCAAGACAGGATTCTATTTGGGGGGCAAGGTAAAAAGGGacatgaattttttaaaattcttaaacaaaaccaaaaacaaaacttcCTCAAGTTGACTTATCTTAGAATCCAAGCCAATAACTTGGATATTTTAAACATGCATATCTAAACATTTTccaaaatttggaaaaaatgtttGGAGGATTCCACTGTTGAAGTAGCAAGGCCAGCTTATTTGTAATAAGGAAGCTActttgtgccagagggcaaatgggaggacctggctggtagtgagaagACAAAAGCCATAGTGAGAGAGCAAGAGCTGTGCTAGAAGCAAGCATAAGTCAGAGAGAGAGTCATGCCtggtttctgctggaatccaaggctgtgaatatgggagaagcaagaccttctgggatgttaatgctgtgagtccctccatCACAGGGGtaggggtgggtgtgtgggtgtgtgggtgggtgtagatAAACCATACATCCTAAAGACATCAGTCAGTCTCTACTGTTCCTAGGAatgaggaaaccaaaccctgggtaagagCCTGGGATCCCACACTGCTTGGAAATTGCTTGGacattggggtggcgtgcaacattATGCAGGGCAGCAAAAGGGAACTTAGGAGCTGGGCAAGAAATTTAGGCAAAAGTGAGCCAAGTGAATGTCACCTGTGATTTCAATAACGTATAGGCTACATAATTTAATTTCCTTTACGAGTTATAGTTATCATAGCCATTGTGCGATGATGACATTTGGCAACTAATGTTAATGTTCTTGCCAAGAGGCACAATGCGAGGGAACACCAGAACAAATCTAATTCTCCATGCACTGCCATGCTTTTATTCATGAAGAGCAGTCAATTTAGCACATTTTAATAGCATAGAGTATGATGTTTGAAGCCCATAATTTAACACATTCAGCTGAGGTGTTCCTTCTTAGCTCCAAATGCACCAAGGAACGTAAAATCAGTATGCAAGCACCACAAACGATGCACGGCAATCTATGAAACCATTCAGAGCAACACCAGTCAGCAATGCTGAGAGCAGGACTTGTATTTGTCAAAACAGCACGGGAATTTGCTGTAAAACaacactgccccccccaactGCATGGAAACAGACATATGCTTGGCAATATGCTGCCAGGGCAACAGCCACTGACGTGTACTAAACCCAATAGCCGAGTTGCCTTTCTATGTACACCCTGGAGGGAGCTTGCCAGAGGGCGGACACTACAGCACCAAAGAGTTCGTGGTGCTCGCTCATTGGCTCGCACAAAGGGGAAATGAGAGAACAGGAAGGAAAGGTCTACTGTTCTGAGACCCATAATcgacaaagagaaaagggaatccAAACTTAGGTGATAACACAGAGAACAACGGGCGAGCTTTGCGGGATCAATAATACACAATGCTTTTATCCGTCTTCAATGACAATCCTATTTAACATGAACAGTCCATTGTGCGACTTATTTGCAGCAGGGATGggactgatgggggggggggaataataataattgcagggAGGTGGGAGTAACTAATACATATCAGCCACTGCCATGGGCGCACACAAAGACATCCTGATAAGTTATGCCTCCTTATCACTTCGAGGACCACAGGTTAATATTAATCGAGCGAAGGGAGATGGCTCGTTGCAAAACTAACGTTTTGCACATGAGGGATGCTCCACAAGGGGGGTGGatatttttggggtggtggtggtggagggggaatACTTCGAAGCAAGTCAGGCTTGGGCTTTCTGCACCCCAATCTCCTCACCCCACATCCTTGCTGAGAAAAGGGTGAACCTTTTCCGCCCAATACTCAAAAGACTTGGGAGGGAGGAGCGGCCGGGGCTCACCACccgggaggaggaagaagaggggacCCCCAACCCCCTCGCCCCTCACTCACAGCATGACCCGCGAGACGGCGATGCTGACGGGCACCGTGCGCTCTTTGAAGGCGGTGGTGATGAAGCAGCCGAAGGTCAGCGCCGCCATCACGCTCAGCGAGAAGGCGAAGAGAGAGTTGGCGCGGGTCAGGACGGTGTTCATCTCCCCCGCCGGCCGCTCCGGCCTtcacccacacacaaaaacacacactcgCTCGCTCCGGCCCTCCTCGCCGGCCGGTCGCGCCACCCGCCTCCGCCGTCTCAAGCgcgcaggcaagcaggcaggacCAGCGAGTGAGCCTCGGGTGGTGGGGAACCTAAcgcaggagga from Lacerta agilis isolate rLacAgi1 chromosome 9, rLacAgi1.pri, whole genome shotgun sequence includes these protein-coding regions:
- the SPCS3 gene encoding signal peptidase complex subunit 3 codes for the protein MNTVLTRANSLFAFSLSVMAALTFGCFITTAFKERTVPVSIAVSRVMLKNVEDFTGPGERSDLGIITFDITADLHSIFDWNVKQLFLYLSAEYSTKNNALNQVVLWDKIILRGDNPKLLLKDMKSKYFFFDDGNGLKGNRNITLTLSWNVVPNAGILPLVTGAGHISVPFPDTYKTAKSY